The DNA sequence CTCATTATTGCTTTAATTATGTGGAGCAAACAAGCAGAACATATCCACATtagttgatgtgtgtgtgggtataactaatgtggggacctaaaactgtttacataGTCACATTaaggggacttgtcttccttgtgggaacacaaatcaagtccccacaacgtaaatgactacattttaaggtgaagatatgtttaaagattaggttgaggttagggtcagggttaggattagccagtagtaattgtggttaaggtagagtaagtctccaggaaatgaatgtaagtcaatgcaatgtcccctcaagtcatgaatgtccaacatgtgtgtgtgtgtgtgtgagagacagtgtTGAACTCACCTGGGGAACATGTGACCCGTCTCTTTGACCTCATTACACGGAATGTGATGTTTTACATCAGGTTTGTTTATCCACGTCTGAATGTTGACGATTTCCTTCCTGTCGTCGTCCGACATGGACGAGCTGTCGATCTCGTCTACGGAGACAAGAGactcatcatttttaaattaacatgACAGCAAGAAGagaattttcaaaataaaagctcaaatTAAAGGCTTGAGTTTATGGGTAGAATTtataaaagtcacaaaatagaaaagGATACGATATTTGTGCGAGACCGTTAAtttgaatcaaataaaaacagacaatataTGATATGTGTACGGACATCGGctagtttaaaaacacatttacaaaataattaatttcagACATTAGCTGTTAGACATAGACATAATCTGACACAAGCAGCTTCATTCTAAACATGTTCAGATAAACTGAAGGAGAATTGGagttgtcattgtttttgctgAGACTTTGCTGCAGATGTGGCGCCCGCTAATGCCTACACTGCGTGATGATAAGTCAAGCTTTTAATAACTTTTATCTTGTAGAGAGAGACCTGATCAGGGTTGGGTTTGGGACGAGGGTCCTGGGACTTGGTTGTCCTGACATGACACATGTATGAaacctgtcactgtcactttcaTCTGCACATTTTCACCAGAGTATTCCTGCAAATGTAGGTCCTTACATTTGTGACAGTGTTTGTGCTCAGACCACAATAAGTTGGTGTTTTACTCAAACAATGTATCTGTATCTGCTGATATGTAAAGTTCAGGTATCGTACAGAggatgaaaatgtgatgtttacCCGTGTCGTACTCCTCTTCATCACCAATACTGAAGACAGGTTTGACTCCTCTATACGGTTTACCCACGCGGTCGCTGCTGCTCACGTGTCTGCATGTtcagaaaaatataaatcaggACTGAGAACCAAACAAACATCAGCACCTGTGATCAAGTAAATACACGTGAGAGCAGCAGAGGTGAAGACAGACAGCAATGACATGAAGATCTCCAGGTTTTCCCCACATGTATGTGATGCTgttaaaaagagaagagaagaggtaAAGAGTTGAGGGTTAGTTAGTGAATGATATTCAGGGCTATCGGCACTAATTCACGTCGATGAATGACtagttttatttgaatttttccCCACATAGCCCCGTCTATCATCTGATGTGATGGAGAGACAGACTGTTAGGTGCAGTGAAGCTGAGGTTCTCAGTGAAGCTCCTCAGTAACTGGAGGTGGACGTGAAGATGAGTCGATGTTTCCTGAAACTGAGGTCACGGCAGCTGAGCAGCAGCTACGTTACAGCAGAGCTGAGTGTTAGTGGAAGCATGAAGAAACTTCTGGGGCACGTTCTGCCCACGCTGTATGAAGAATGGCAGAGTTAGCATGCGTTAGCGACCAAGTTCAGACCTGGTGCTGACATCCGTCATGACTCTGCGGCTGCGTCCACACAACAGTCTCAGCTCAGTATCAGCTGTCATCTCTGTCCACACGACAGCATGGACATCTGACCTGGCTCGGGCCAGCTTCATTTAAAGTTCATGTAATGTTCAAATTTATTTTAACTAACTACGGTTCATTATCAAGTTGTTCAAACTTAATTTTCGGAAAAAAGTGACAGGCCTACAACACATATTTTCAAAGGTCAGCAGTCAAACTTCCTCGCTTAATTTAAGCCCtgccctctctttcttttcctgacCTCATTCACGAGCAATTGAGGAGAACGATGTGGGTGAGATTTCCACTATTTGTCTTGACGATAATGAAAAAGCCATAGTGtgaaaaatgtaacttttttaACTCTGATTGTGCTCGATTGAATCAACTGAATGTTGCGTTACTACGCTCAATACAACGTTACCAATAAAATGGTTAAACAAAGTGAACAATCCCAGCAGTGTAATCTGGATTTAAAGCTGACATGTGGAAACACGTCATCTTCTATGAagtatgaggaaaaaaagcacaaaatatgTAACCTGTGTGAAAACTAACTGACATactgcagcagcaacatgtCATGTTAGCGCCCCCCCGAAGGTGGaggataaacaaacaaacaaacagaggaaaaaaactcacaaactcaaaaaaaggatttagaatTTTTTTCTAAATACTTATTACTACGACTATTACTCACTCATTAAGATTACATAATGGCTTATATCCAGCTTATACACAAGTGGACCAAATTGTTGGTACCCTTcggttaatgaaagaaaaactcacaatggtcacagaaataacttgaatctgacaaaagtaataataaataaaaattctatgAAATTTAACCAATGAATGTCAGACATTGCTTTTCAACCATGCTTcaacagaattatttaaaaaaataaataaactcatgaAACAGGCCTGGACAAAAATGATGGTACCCATAACTCAATATTTTGTTGCACAACCTTTTGAGGCAATCACTGCAATCAAATTCCTGTAACTGTGAATCTGCACCTCTCAGCAGGTATTTTGGCCCAGTCCTCATGAGCAAACTGCTCCAGTTCAGGTTTGAAGGGTGCCTTTTCCAGACGGCATGTTTCAGCTCCTTCCAAAGATGCTCAATAGGATTTAGGTCAGGGCTCATAGAAAGCCACTTTAGAATAGTCCAATATTTTCCTCTTAGCCATTCTTGGGTGTTTTTAGCTGTGCGTTTTGGGTCATTGTCCTGTTGCAAGACCCATGACCTGCGACTGAGACCAAGCTTTCTGACACTGGCCAGCACATTTCTCTCTAGAATCCCTTGATAGTCTTGAGATTTCATTGTACCCTGCACAGATTCGAGACACCCTGTGCCAAATGCAGCAAAGTAGCCCCAGAACATAACAGAGCCTCTTCCATGTTTCACAATAGGGACAGTGCTCTTTTCTTGACATGCTTCATTTTTCCGTCTAAACATAGAGCCTTGGCAAAAAGTtaaatttttgtctcatgtgtCCTCCTTGGTCGTCTCCCATTAAGTCCACTTAggctcaaacaacaacaacggatGGTGCGATCTGACACTGATGTTCCTTGAGCTTGAAGTTCACCTTTAATCtctttagaagtttttctgaggtcttttgttttgatttgccaTCAATTTTCCTCCTGCAGCCACGTCCAGGGAGGTTGGCTACAGTCCCATGGATCTTAAATTTCTGAATAATATGTGCAACTGTAGACACAGGAACATCAAGCTGCTTGGAGATGGTCTTAGAGCCTTTACCTTTAACATTAACTTCGCTTCCTCTGGTCCATATTGAGTGTGGTACACACCATGTCACCAAACAGCACAGTGACTACCTGTAGCCCTATATATAGTTCCACTGACTGATTACAAGATTGTAGACACCTGTGATGCTAATAAGTGGACACACCTTGAATTAACATGTCCCTTTGGtcacattattttcagtcttttctaGGGGTACCATCATTTTTGTCCAGGCCTATTTcatgagtttctttttttaaataattctgttgAAGCATGGTTGAAAAGCAATGTCTGACTTTCATTGGTTAAATTTCATagaattttaatttattattacttttgtcagattcaagttatttctgtgaccattgtgagtttttctttcattaaccaAAGGGTACCAACAATTTGGTCCACATGTGTATAACGGCAGAGAACGGCTAAGAATAATTGAATGGCTGCCTCCAGAGTCGTAATGTGTGACGTTAACAGCAGGTCTGAAGCTGGTCAGTGAGCTACATGTCCTACAGGCCTACAGGGGGCAGTGCAGGTCTACAGCCACTGTTCATGCTGGTGACAAACAGCTGGACGTCAGGAAGCTCTTACCGATCTGGAATCACCTTCTCTGGCCAAGGCAGATTGAAAGATATTCTAGTGTGGAATAAGGCACAAGGTTTGATGAAGTGGAGTTAAAATACATCagtcacaggtcagaggtcacaggtcaggTACATTCATCAGTGTGAGCTCACTCACAGCCGACCACGACATGAGTGTgtttcagaaaagaaaaagtttctGAAACCTATTTGTTTGTTGTCTCGCCACTGACCCTAAgggtttgttcattgtgtgaactgctggGTTTCTCGTGTCTTCTCTGGGAGaatatatgttgtgatttggtacaatacaaataaagttgaactGAATTTGGATTCGCAGGAGATGCAGTATTTGTTCAGGCCAaactgtgtgtcaaaatataattttagattaattattattatgacacatcttattctacaggactgaagagaacatctttgtttctcacagagctACACCAATATCACACATTaattcttttaaatatgtttttttaaattaaaatgagaataatgatgtaaaaatgaccattccctcagatatcgcaaatcatatcgcaatcgcatttcctgtcaaaataatcgcaattggATTTAAATTATACACATTGTACCTTTAAAAACTGTTGCTGTCCTGTTTTCTTCTCAACTTATTGATCAAATGAATCAACTAATATTGAGAGGGATAGAATCACATGGTGTATTATGGCCAAGCTCAATGTTTTACTGGTTTATGAAGGAGGGAGACTGGATGCTCACCTGTCTACAGGTGTGGACGTGTTCTCAATGAAGCTGATCATCTTCTCCTTCACATTCACCGACTTGGACTTAAGAGCAAAAGTCATTTTGTTGACCAGCGACTTGACACCTTTGCCGTCTCCTGGGCTGCTCAGAGACTCTCCctatcaaacaacaacaaagcaaataaaaaaaaaaaggtaaacatgagCAACATGGAGAAAACTGCAGCAGTATTTTTTTGGCCACTTACATCTGCAGAGCTGAGGCTGCTGTGAGACCCTGACGTGCTGACGATCCAGTGGATGTAAGAAGAGTCGAGGCCTTCGATGTTTATGTCCACCaggtgctgctgcagagctgaaACCACACCAGTCTCTGAGTGAGTGTTCACTTCACACACTTTCAAAATGTAACATATTATTCACCTACATGTCCTTACCCATGAAACCTCCTTTAGTGATGCTCAcgtattctttgtttttctgaggGAAGGCAAAGATGTCACTTTATAGAATCATTATTGATATCAAATATCATAATTCTAAGTGTTTGTCGTTGATTTTCTTCCCGTCAATAGGGTACAGACACAGAGCcaactgtgctgtgagcgccccctttAAAACAAGACTCCTCTAATAAAACCTACGTTAGTTTAAGTTTACAATATCTACGTTTTATGTTCACgtcaggagttgttgatccactgctgcctcactaagttcaaatgtcttattttgtcacttgagtgtttgaaatcctttgttcagattgacctcagtgacacaaagtgagcacacgaggcagcagaggaccagcagctcctgtgtccctgtgagctaaaatcactgattttctctatagactttggttTGGGTTCTTTtgagtaaagaaaaacagattttagccatttaacaaaaggctcatctaataaaatctatgtcatcTTCAGTCAACGATATCTTAAGTatatgttcatgtctttatctcattgTTAGAAGTGGATTTCATTTGGGTTCTTACCAAGAAATTCCATCCCATATTTTACTGCTTCTCAGTGACAGGGGGCGCTcaaaaaatacaactttaatGTTTCATCCTTGTCTTTCTGTCATCATCCCTCACCTGCAGGAAATGGGCCAGCACCATGTTCATGTacatgtcctcctcctccctcccactGCCCATGAAGCACAGGTGCTCTCCACTGGCGATGGAGCCGGACTCTAGAgactgtttctgtgtctccaaCAGGGATTTTACAGAGAGAGCAAACTCAGACGGATTCTGGAGCATCTGTGGGAGGAAAGGGAACAAATGTGTGACTTCATTTACATCTAAATTTAGTGTAGATACAGGTTCTAATACATTATGGCTGTCTCACCAGGTCAGAGTCCAGGTGGAAGGCTGTGGACAGGTGTCCAGCGTTGTACTGCTCTGCAGGTCGACAGTCCACCACAAAGAAACGAACCCCATCCTAGACGTAAAGACAGTTCTttaaacacatcacacatgATCTGCTCTGTCCTGTGCCACAAACTGCCGACATggagattaaagattaaaaaggaCAGACTGGGAAGTGCGGCAGAGAAGGTTAGTTACATATGCTGCGTTCCATTAACATCACACAAACGTGATGGCGGTCTAATAAGTcctgaacatgtgactgacCTGCTGCAGCTGGTTCGCCTGCAGGATTTCAGGgacagacacagggagacacAGAGCCTGACTCAGGTCAGTGTCTTCCTCTTTCAGAGCTACCAGACTGCTGCCAAACAGATTCTGAttcatctgcaaacacaaaaaaacacaaaccctcACTTTCAAACAATGACTTCTTTTGTACAGTTTCCTCCTCCAGTTTtggtcttttggactaaaactaacttattagttttagtcacatttcagtcatttctatatgtgatagttttagtccagttttagtAGACAAAAAAGActttagtccagttttagtAGACAAAAAAgattttagttcagtttaagttaaaaaaaaaaaagtgtcccaACAGCGTCTCGTCACCAGGGCGGCAAGCGAGGGGTCAGCGGCGATGTCCCAACCCACCTGATCCGTCTTGAAACATGGACCATGgaatttttaggttttaattgacagattacgcgcacaataagcagaaatgCCATGCACTTTGAATGTctgaaaaaccacacacacacactaacatttaCGTCAATTTTCGTCTCGTCAACgaaaactcacacacgtctcgtcatgtttttgtcatcaAAGATCCATATTCATTCCGCCACCGCGTCTCGTTATCGTcgaaataattgaataataatttCATCACACTGAAACAGTGCCATCAGACGAgcacaaataaaagaacacagcaaacaaaacaaagacgtcTCAAACGTGCTTGTTGATCAGAGACGTCCTCAATGCTCACTATCACAAGCACTGCTTTAGTGAACAACAGTGTGTTTATCAAAACCAACTTCATTTCTCTGCGACACCTCACCTTTCTGAGCGACAGAGGTGTCTTGCTCTGGTAATACTGGGCTAGAGAAAACAGATCATCCACGTCTTCAGCCTCCAGGAGAGAAGGAAAAGCTTCCAGCatttctacaaaaaaacaaaaaaaacactatgttAATTTCCACAGTTTGAAGCCGACACAGAGATGAAGACAGGAAGCAGCactcactgatgatgtcatctttATCTCCGCCCTGAGTGAGGATGGACTCTCTGAAGGTGCATCAAACAACAATACATTAGAATTAAACTGAGGCGGATCACATTTTCATACATGTTCTAAAAAGCAGCAGCTTACTTGGCGTTGACGAGCATGACGAGCATGAGGAAGAAGACGAGGAAGGCGTCTCCCTGCTGCAGGTACGAGTCCCACAGGGCCTGGGTGACATCGGGAGGGCAGTGACTGGAGAACAAGCTGCCCAGCTgcacaggaaaaaacacaaagttcacACATGGCTGCAACTAAACGTATATTATTAcgaccattattattgtgctataattaaaagtcgatatcattgactgtataaacttgatacatattgatatatataacttgatacagttgttgtgtatctgctcctggtctctctctctcttctgtctgtacctcatctccctcttgtcctttctctcccctctttctgtcccccacctctcctctctcccccattttcctttgaCCCCAACCGGttgaggcagatgactgcacatctgagtctggttctgtcagagatttcttcctgttaagagggagttttttctctccactgatgcctagtgtttgctcattgtgtgaactgttggggttctctgctctccttgatgttgtctatgtacagtgccttgagataatgtatgttatgatttggcactatacaaataatattgaattgaattgaatattctTAAT is a window from the Solea solea chromosome 9, fSolSol10.1, whole genome shotgun sequence genome containing:
- the tbc1d23 gene encoding TBC1 domain family member 23 isoform X1, whose protein sequence is MADSAEEALQGSWDQDLVEALDSGGSDMENVEERGFTQVQEDSAQHRAKMWKIALNVSGKGDTLASWDGVFDLPEQTLIHNRCQQLIDLLGLSEEESSSIVSDVESVITFYCKSRNITFSPELSWPHLLKPLLGLLLPRSDLYNCFYAIMNKYIPRECVPNGRPFHLFRLLLQYHEPELCSFLDTKKITPDSYAINWLGSLFSSHCPPDVTQALWDSYLQQGDAFLVFFLMLVMLVNAKESILTQGGDKDDIIKMLEAFPSLLEAEDVDDLFSLAQYYQSKTPLSLRKMNQNLFGSSLVALKEEDTDLSQALCLPVSVPEILQANQLQQDGVRFFVVDCRPAEQYNAGHLSTAFHLDSDLMLQNPSEFALSVKSLLETQKQSLESGSIASGEHLCFMGSGREEEDMYMNMVLAHFLQKNKEYVSITKGGFMALQQHLVDINIEGLDSSYIHWIVSTSGSHSSLSSADGESLSSPGDGKGVKSLVNKMTFALKSKSVNVKEKMISFIENTSTPVDRISFNLPWPEKVIPDRHVSSSDRVGKPYRGVKPVFSIGDEEEYDTDEIDSSSMSDDDRKEIVNIQTWINKPDVKHHIPCNEVKETGHMFPSHLLITATHMYCLREIASRKGFAYIQSRQALNSVVKITSKKKHPELITFKFGTNNSAGVEISAVERYLIPNAGDATKVIKQQIMKVLDALESS
- the tbc1d23 gene encoding TBC1 domain family member 23 isoform X2, translating into MADSAEEALQGSWDQDLVEALDSGGSDMENVEERGFTQVQEDSAQHRAKMWKIALNVSGKGDTLASWDGVFDLPEQTLIHNRCQQLIDLLGLSEEESSSIVSDVESVITFYCKSRNITFSPELSWPHLLKPLLGLLLPRSDLYNCFYAIMNKYIPRECVPNGRPFHLFRLLLQYHEPELCSFLDTKKITPDSYAINWLGSLFSSHCPPDVTQALWDSYLQQGDAFLVFFLMLVMLVNAKESILTQGGDKDDIIKMLEAFPSLLEAEDVDDLFSLAQYYQSKTPLSLRKMNQNLFGSSLVALKEEDTDLSQALCLPVSVPEILQANQLQQDGVRFFVVDCRPAEQYNAGHLSTAFHLDSDLMLQNPSEFALSVKSLLETQKQSLESGSIASGEHLCFMGSGREEEDMYMNMVLAHFLQKNKEYVSITKGGFMALQQHLVDINIEGLDSSYIHWIVSTSGSHSSLSSADGESLSSPGDGKGVKSLVNKMTFALKSKSVNVKEKMISFIENTSTPVDRHVSSSDRVGKPYRGVKPVFSIGDEEEYDTDEIDSSSMSDDDRKEIVNIQTWINKPDVKHHIPCNEVKETGHMFPSHLLITATHMYCLREIASRKGFAYIQSRQALNSVVKITSKKKHPELITFKFGTNNSAGVEISAVERYLIPNAGDATKVIKQQIMKVLDALESS